A stretch of the Dyella telluris genome encodes the following:
- the gndA gene encoding NADP-dependent phosphogluconate dehydrogenase: MSKQAIGVVGMAVMGSNLALNIESRGHAVSIYNRHRDRTDEVVAQNPGKRLVPTYTLEEFVDSLEKPRRILLMVKAGEPTDATLAQLKPLLDKGDIVIDGGNTFFKDTMRRESEMSAAGLHFIGTGVSGGEEGALHGPSIMPGGPREAYDLVAPILTEIAARAPDGEPCVAYMGPNGAGHYVKMVHNGIEYGDMQLIAESYAVLHNVLGLSNEELAEVYADWNKGELDSYLISITADIFTKKDKETGKAMVDIILDRAAQKGTGKWTSQSALDLGVPLPLITESVFARLLSALKDERVAASKILKGPGATKFDGDRKAFIESVRRALYLSKIVSYAQGFAQLRAASDEYQWNLPYGTIARIFRAGCIIRARFLQKITDAYERDPKVNNLLLDPYFRDIATEYQGALRDVVVAAVKAGVAVPCFSSAIAYFDSYRAEQLPANLLQAQRDYFGAHTFERVDKPGSFHNDWS, translated from the coding sequence ATGAGCAAGCAGGCAATCGGCGTAGTGGGCATGGCGGTGATGGGCAGCAACCTTGCCCTGAACATTGAAAGTCGCGGCCACGCCGTGTCCATCTACAACCGTCACCGGGATCGCACGGACGAAGTCGTCGCGCAGAATCCCGGCAAGCGCCTGGTGCCCACGTACACGCTGGAAGAATTCGTCGACTCGCTGGAAAAGCCGCGCCGGATCCTGCTGATGGTGAAGGCCGGCGAGCCTACCGACGCCACGCTGGCGCAGCTCAAGCCGCTGCTCGACAAGGGCGACATCGTCATCGACGGCGGCAATACCTTCTTCAAGGACACCATGCGCCGCGAGAGCGAGATGAGCGCGGCCGGCCTGCACTTCATCGGCACCGGCGTGTCCGGCGGCGAAGAAGGCGCCCTGCATGGTCCGTCCATCATGCCGGGCGGCCCGCGCGAAGCGTATGACCTGGTGGCGCCCATCCTCACCGAGATCGCGGCGCGCGCGCCCGATGGCGAGCCCTGCGTGGCCTACATGGGCCCCAATGGCGCCGGTCACTACGTGAAGATGGTGCACAACGGCATCGAATACGGCGACATGCAGCTCATCGCCGAAAGCTACGCGGTACTGCACAACGTGCTTGGCCTTTCCAACGAGGAGCTGGCCGAGGTCTACGCCGACTGGAACAAGGGCGAGCTCGACAGCTACCTGATCAGCATCACCGCCGACATCTTCACCAAGAAGGACAAGGAAACCGGCAAGGCCATGGTCGACATCATCCTCGACCGCGCCGCGCAGAAGGGCACCGGCAAATGGACCAGCCAGAGCGCGCTGGACCTTGGCGTGCCGCTGCCGCTGATCACCGAATCGGTGTTCGCGCGCCTGCTGTCGGCGCTGAAGGACGAGCGCGTGGCGGCCAGCAAGATCCTCAAGGGACCGGGCGCCACCAAGTTCGATGGTGACCGCAAGGCCTTCATCGAATCCGTGCGTCGCGCGCTGTACCTGAGCAAGATCGTTTCCTACGCGCAGGGTTTCGCGCAGTTGCGCGCGGCATCCGACGAGTACCAGTGGAACCTGCCGTACGGCACCATCGCGCGCATCTTCCGCGCCGGCTGCATCATCCGCGCGCGCTTCCTGCAGAAGATAACCGACGCGTACGAGCGCGACCCGAAGGTGAACAACCTGCTGCTCGATCCGTATTTCCGCGATATCGCCACCGAGTACCAGGGCGCGCTGCGTGATGTGGTGGTCGCCGCGGTGAAGGCCGGTGTGGCGGTGCCGTGCTTCTCGTCCGCCATCGCTTACTTCGACAGCTACCGCGCCGAGCAGCTGCCGGCGAACCTGTTGCAGGCACAGCGTGACTACTTCGGCGCGCACACGTTCGAGCGCGTGGACAAGCCGGGCAGCTTCCACAACGACTGGAGCTGA
- the mutM gene encoding bifunctional DNA-formamidopyrimidine glycosylase/DNA-(apurinic or apyrimidinic site) lyase, which yields MPELPEVETTRRGIAPHLIGRRVTAVTLRRPDLRWPIPPEISTLLPGQRILDVERRAKYLLLHTQVGSALLHLGMTGVLRVLPPDALVGKHDHVDIAIEPSATEGPRVLRFTDARRFGCLLWQPAGETHELLANLGPEPLTDDFDGDLLWRLSRGRTAAVKLFLMDNAIVVGVGNIYASEALFAAGIDPRKPAGSISRARYARLAGEVKRILAWAIERGGTTLRDFIKPDGAPGYFFRELQVYGREGEPCRVCGTAIRQVVLGQRSTFWCPHCQK from the coding sequence GTGCCTGAACTACCCGAAGTCGAAACCACCCGCCGGGGCATCGCCCCGCATCTGATCGGACGGCGCGTCACCGCGGTGACCCTGCGCCGCCCCGATCTGCGCTGGCCGATTCCGCCGGAGATCAGCACGCTGTTGCCGGGCCAGCGCATCCTGGACGTGGAGCGCCGTGCCAAGTACCTGCTGCTGCACACGCAGGTTGGCAGCGCACTGCTGCACCTGGGCATGACCGGCGTGCTGCGCGTGCTCCCGCCGGACGCACTGGTGGGCAAGCACGACCATGTCGATATCGCGATCGAGCCCAGCGCCACCGAAGGGCCGCGCGTGCTGCGTTTCACCGATGCGCGTCGCTTCGGCTGTCTGCTGTGGCAGCCCGCGGGCGAAACGCATGAGCTGCTCGCCAACCTCGGCCCTGAACCGCTCACCGACGATTTCGACGGCGACCTGCTATGGCGGCTGTCGCGAGGGCGCACGGCCGCGGTGAAGCTGTTCCTGATGGACAACGCCATCGTGGTGGGCGTGGGCAATATCTACGCGAGTGAAGCGTTGTTCGCGGCAGGTATCGACCCGCGCAAGCCTGCCGGCTCGATTTCGCGGGCACGCTACGCGCGATTGGCTGGCGAGGTGAAGCGCATCCTGGCCTGGGCCATCGAGCGCGGCGGCACCACGCTGCGCGATTTCATCAAGCCGGATGGTGCACCGGGCTATTTCTTCCGCGAACTGCAGGTGTATGGACGCGAAGGCGAGCCGTGTCGGGTGTGCGGAACGGCCATCAGGCAGGTGGTGCTGGGACAGCGCTCCACGTTCTGGTGTCCGCACTGCCAGAAGTAG
- a CDS encoding thiol-disulfide oxidoreductase DCC family protein, whose translation MSNEADHPVIVFDGVCVLCSRWVDFILRHDREGRFRLAAMQGQRGRELLVTHGLSPDDPASFLLVDGVQGYSDTDAIARVLRQLGGVWRWAAALLRVIPRALRDPAHRWIARHRYRMFGRRDQCRLPEPAQAWRFLD comes from the coding sequence ATGTCCAATGAGGCCGATCATCCCGTCATCGTGTTCGACGGCGTCTGCGTGCTGTGCAGTCGCTGGGTGGATTTCATCCTGCGACACGATCGTGAAGGCCGTTTCCGGCTCGCCGCCATGCAGGGGCAGCGTGGCCGCGAGTTGCTCGTCACCCACGGCCTGTCACCGGATGACCCGGCGTCCTTCCTGCTGGTCGACGGAGTGCAGGGTTACAGCGACACCGATGCCATCGCCCGCGTGCTCCGGCAGCTGGGTGGGGTTTGGCGATGGGCCGCCGCCCTGTTGCGCGTCATACCGCGGGCACTGCGCGACCCGGCGCATCGCTGGATTGCGCGACATCGCTACCGGATGTTCGGTCGCCGCGACCAATGCCGCCTGCCCGAACCCGCGCAGGCGTGGCGCTTCCTGGACTGA
- a CDS encoding DUF4166 domain-containing protein translates to MAQPLALFPALIDAADWRRLHPAVQRMHAEGTTIEASGRADVRGATHASARWARRLLTLPEPGDAQAISLTIERHATQERWTRRFARGRMQSTLRQGSDLRLLERLGPVTLHFSLLRDGDAIDWQLRHVRLLGVPLPRAWFGTVFSRSGARDGRYAFDIDVQLPLLGQLIAYRGWLEIDHVQ, encoded by the coding sequence ATGGCACAGCCTCTCGCCCTGTTCCCTGCCCTGATCGACGCTGCCGACTGGCGGCGCCTGCATCCGGCCGTACAACGTATGCATGCGGAGGGAACCACCATCGAAGCCAGCGGACGGGCCGATGTACGTGGCGCCACGCACGCCTCCGCCCGCTGGGCACGGCGCCTGCTGACCTTGCCCGAACCCGGCGATGCACAGGCGATCTCGCTGACCATCGAACGCCATGCCACGCAGGAACGATGGACGCGCCGCTTCGCACGCGGGCGCATGCAATCCACCCTGCGCCAGGGCAGCGACCTGCGCCTGCTCGAGCGACTGGGGCCGGTGACGCTGCATTTTTCCCTGCTGCGCGACGGCGACGCCATCGACTGGCAACTGCGCCATGTCCGCCTGCTGGGCGTGCCACTGCCACGCGCGTGGTTCGGCACGGTGTTCTCCCGCAGCGGCGCACGCGACGGGCGCTATGCCTTCGACATCGATGTTCAGTTGCCCCTGCTCGGTCAACTCATCGCGTATCGCGGCTGGCTGGAGATCGACCATGTCCAATGA
- the rpmG gene encoding 50S ribosomal protein L33, which produces MANSKQDKIRLISSAGTGHFYTTQKNKKNTPEKFEFKKYDPVVRKHVIYKEGKIK; this is translated from the coding sequence ATGGCTAACAGCAAGCAAGACAAGATCCGCCTGATCTCTTCGGCCGGCACCGGCCACTTCTACACCACGCAGAAGAACAAGAAGAACACCCCGGAAAAGTTCGAGTTCAAGAAGTACGATCCGGTGGTTCGCAAGCACGTGATCTACAAGGAAGGCAAGATCAAGTAA
- the rpmB gene encoding 50S ribosomal protein L28, with amino-acid sequence MARICQVTGKGVRTGNNVSHANNKTRRRWLPNLHERRFWVPSENRWVKLRVSNHALRTIDKNGIESVLADLRARGEKI; translated from the coding sequence ATGGCCCGTATTTGCCAAGTCACCGGAAAGGGTGTGCGGACTGGTAACAACGTCTCGCACGCTAACAACAAAACCCGTCGCCGCTGGTTGCCGAACCTGCATGAGCGCCGCTTCTGGGTCCCGAGCGAAAACCGCTGGGTGAAGCTGCGCGTTTCCAACCATGCCCTGCGCACCATCGACAAGAACGGTATCGAATCCGTCCTCGCCGACCTGCGCGCCCGCGGCGAAAAGATCTGA
- the secB gene encoding protein-export chaperone SecB produces the protein MADVSANGQAGQPQLVLQKIYIKDVSYEAPNAPQIFQDVGETEMQPQVQLNLGQKSTDMGNDLFEVVLSLTLTCSLGERTAYLAEVHQAGVFGIAGFSEEDQAGILNSYCPNLLFPYARQMLSSLVLEGGFPPFLLQPINFDALYAEQQRRILGGSAVPTLNS, from the coding sequence ATGGCAGACGTCTCCGCCAACGGCCAGGCCGGCCAGCCCCAGCTGGTGCTGCAGAAGATCTACATCAAGGATGTCTCCTACGAGGCCCCCAATGCCCCGCAGATCTTCCAGGACGTGGGCGAAACCGAGATGCAGCCCCAGGTCCAGCTGAACCTGGGCCAGAAGTCCACAGACATGGGCAATGACCTGTTCGAAGTGGTGCTCAGCCTCACCCTGACCTGCTCGCTGGGCGAGCGCACCGCCTACCTGGCCGAAGTGCACCAGGCCGGCGTGTTCGGCATCGCCGGTTTCTCGGAAGAGGACCAGGCCGGCATCCTGAACAGCTACTGCCCGAACCTGCTGTTCCCGTACGCCCGCCAGATGCTGTCGTCGCTGGTGCTGGAAGGCGGCTTCCCGCCGTTCCTGCTGCAGCCGATCAACTTCGACGCGCTGTACGCCGAACAGCAGCGCCGCATCCTCGGCGGCAGCGCCGTCCCCACGCTCAACAGCTGA
- a CDS encoding NAD(P)H-dependent glycerol-3-phosphate dehydrogenase, which translates to MVERLTLAVLGAGSWGTALAALAARNQVPTRLWGRDAAALKAMEQTRRNQRYLPDVELPTELVYEPDLAAALRGAQLVLIVVPSHAFSSILEEIQPYLEPDARISWATKGFEPGTGRFLHELVAERFPGRAAAVVTGPSFAKEVASGMPSAVTVHSDDDAFAHDMALVLHAPNFRAYSGSDVLGAELGGAMKNVLAVATGVADGMDLGLNARAGLITRGMNEMLRLGVALGARPETLMGLAGLGDLVLTCTGDLSRNRRLGLALGRGKAIDEAVREIGQVVESVLTADEVARLAAKHNLDLPISSGVRAVLHGEVTPAEGLKMLMSREQKPEYPKGLFSPAA; encoded by the coding sequence ATGGTTGAGCGTTTGACCCTGGCCGTCCTCGGTGCCGGCTCCTGGGGCACTGCCCTGGCGGCCCTGGCTGCGCGCAACCAGGTGCCGACCCGGCTCTGGGGGCGCGACGCGGCGGCGCTGAAGGCGATGGAGCAAACCCGTCGCAACCAGCGCTACCTGCCCGACGTCGAGCTGCCGACTGAACTGGTCTACGAGCCCGACCTGGCCGCCGCCCTGCGCGGTGCGCAGCTGGTGCTGATCGTGGTGCCCAGTCACGCGTTCTCCTCCATCCTGGAGGAGATCCAGCCGTACCTGGAGCCCGATGCCCGCATCTCGTGGGCCACCAAGGGCTTCGAGCCGGGTACCGGCCGCTTCCTGCACGAACTGGTGGCCGAGCGCTTCCCGGGCCGTGCGGCGGCGGTGGTCACCGGCCCCTCGTTCGCCAAGGAAGTCGCCTCCGGCATGCCTAGCGCCGTCACCGTGCATTCGGACGACGACGCCTTCGCGCATGACATGGCGCTGGTGCTGCACGCGCCGAACTTCCGTGCCTACTCGGGCAGTGACGTGCTGGGCGCGGAGCTGGGGGGCGCCATGAAGAACGTGCTGGCGGTGGCCACCGGCGTGGCCGATGGCATGGACCTGGGCCTGAACGCCCGCGCCGGCCTGATCACCCGCGGCATGAACGAAATGCTCCGGCTGGGCGTGGCACTGGGTGCGCGCCCGGAAACCCTGATGGGCCTCGCCGGCCTGGGTGACCTGGTGCTTACCTGCACCGGCGACCTGTCGCGCAACCGCCGCCTGGGTCTGGCGCTGGGACGCGGCAAGGCCATCGACGAGGCCGTGCGCGAGATCGGCCAGGTGGTGGAAAGCGTGCTCACCGCCGATGAAGTCGCGCGACTGGCTGCCAAGCACAACCTGGACTTGCCCATCAGCAGCGGCGTGCGCGCCGTGCTGCACGGCGAGGTCACCCCGGCCGAAGGGCTCAAGATGCTGATGAGCCGCGAACAGAAGCCGGAGTATCCCAAGGGCCTGTTCTCGCCCGCAGCGTAA